One genomic segment of Pseudonocardia sp. T1-2H includes these proteins:
- a CDS encoding helix-turn-helix domain-containing protein, translated as MNAKELYRVPDVMALLSLGRSTLYEELRSGRLRSVRVGRVRLIPASAIADYIALLERESDDFGIAS; from the coding sequence GTGAACGCCAAGGAGCTGTACCGGGTGCCGGACGTCATGGCGCTGCTCTCCCTCGGCCGCAGCACCCTGTACGAAGAGCTTCGCAGCGGTCGCCTCCGCTCGGTCCGGGTCGGCCGCGTCCGGCTCATCCCCGCCTCCGCCATCGCCGACTACATCGCGCTCCTGGAGCGGGAATCCGACGACTTCGGCATCGCCTCGTGA